In one Silene latifolia isolate original U9 population chromosome 10, ASM4854445v1, whole genome shotgun sequence genomic region, the following are encoded:
- the LOC141607696 gene encoding uncharacterized protein LOC141607696, which translates to MMKTGYQNDHWAANLKGYSIREGYEWLRNKQPKKDWVQLVWNDWNLPKHALISWLVMNHGLNIKAKLFQFGCCPDNRCCICDQEPETLEHLFFDCLYSRQVLSLIEQWCGFKIAVDAYTSSGRSAGARLKLHTHYLLWSACFYYIWNQRNNSRVNMILTRPETLVMQIREDAMRRIRSKIGRTTVNDERTWLQKWGIVV; encoded by the coding sequence ATGATGAAGACTGGATATCAGAATGACCACTGGGCAGCTAACCTGAAGGGGTATTCTATCAGAGAGGGATATGAGTGGCTTAGAAATAAACAGCCTAAGAAAGATTGGGTTCAACTGGTTTGGAATGATTGGAACTTACCAAAGCATGCTTTGATTTCGTGGCTAGTGATGAACCATGGTCTTAACATCAAGGCCAAATTATTTCAGTTTGGCTGCTGTCCTGACAATAGATGTTGCATCTGTGATCAGGAACCTGAAACTTTGGAGCATTTGTTTTTTGATTGTTTATACAGCAGACAGGTGCTAAGTTTAATTGAGCAATGGTGTGGTTTCAAAATTGCAGTGGATGCTTATACTAGCAGTGGTAGGAGTGCAGGGGCAAGACTGAAGTTGCACACTCATTATCTTCTCTGGTCTGCCTGCTTCTATTATATATGGAATCAGAGGAACAACTCGAGGGTGAACATGATCCTTACCAGGCCTGAAACTCTGGTTATGCAGATCAGGGAGGATGCCATGAGAAGGATCAGGTCAAAAATTGGAAGAACTACAGTGAATGATGAAAGGACTTGGCTTCAGAAATGGGGCATTGTAGTCTAG
- the LOC141607698 gene encoding uncharacterized protein LOC141607698, with amino-acid sequence MVKSGQKNKGARPLPKKTGPSEEEVIRTKPISIWFTKRGKKTVVQDEEDDKLENLIQLTKEDIKDEIEYWNNAVYWFVLGANPPWEVLNGFIMRIWQKHNVDKISFMPNGIFLVRFKESKDRDAILQAGHFMFDNKPLIVRVWTEETELTKEDVKNVPTWVRIKALPLKFWGKCLPTIAGLLGKFQRADQATVDKTRLGFARVMIEDAVGQKFPSKVKFLDENGKVVALDVEFEWKSTVCSKCKGIGHEHTTCRSGTQTGIKKQAPVQKVWKPVVAKPVVQLTNTQVSVSTEERTPSSSPVKQVTSTESSPDRSYREVASGSGIPKNNVKWFIHNKDIGLFGLIETKVNGANVSNISSSMLDGWCVTTNSSCHKGGRVWILWRPSLFDVHILQYDAQFIHTRVIARIFQQQFYLTMVYAFNDGIDRRELWSHLERIAGHSQGPWAIAGDFNTVITPEERLGENTKQSDMDEFIDCLATCGMTDIPATGAFYTWTNKQDSASRIYSRLDRFLINQDWQSSFPDMMAHFHPAGLFDHSP; translated from the exons ATGGTGAAATCAGGGCAGAAGAACAAAGGAGCACGTCCATTACCAAAGAAAACAGGCCCATCAGAAGAAGAGGTCATACGTACTAAACCCAT CTCAatttggttcacaaaacgaggtAAGAAAACTGTAGTTCAAGATGAAGAGGATGATAAACTTGAAAATCTCATACAATTGACGAAGGAAGATATTAAGGATGAGATTGAGTACTGGAACAATGCAGTCTATTGGTTTGTTCTTGGAGCAAACCCTCCATGGGAGGTGTTAAATGGATTTATCATGCGTATTTGGCAGAAGCATAATGTTGACAAGATATCCTTTATGCCAAATGGAATATTTCTTGTTCGTTTCAAAGAAAGTAAAGACAGGGATGCTATACTCCAAGCAGGGCATTTCATGTTTGACAATAAGCCGCTTATTGTCAGGGTATGGACTGAGGAGACTGAATTGACAAAGGAGGATGTTAAAAATGTCCCTACATGGGTGAGAATTAAAGCTTTGCCTCTCAAATTCTGGGGCAAATGCTTGCCTACTATAGCAGGTCTGTTAGGCAAGTTTCAACGAGCAGACCAAGCCACAGTGGATAAGACCAGATTGGGGTTTGCACGAGTGATGATTGAGGATGCAGTTGGTCAGAAATTCCCATCAAAGGTGAAATTCTTAGATGAGAATGGGAAGGTTGTGGCTTTGGATGTTGAATTTGAGTGGAAATCTACAGTATGTTCTAAATGCAAAGGGATAGGGCATGAGCATACTACTTGCAGGTCTGGTACACAGACAGGAATAAAAAAACAAGCTCCAGTTCAGAAAGTTTGGAAACCTGTTGTGGCAAAACCCGTAGTTCAGCTGACAAATACCCAGGTTTCAGTTTCTACTGAGGAGAGGACACCTAGTTCTTCTCCTGTGAAACAGGTGACTAGTACTGAGAGCTCCCCTGACAGATCATACAGAGAAGTTGCATCAGGCAGTGGGATTCCAAAG AATAATGTTAAGTGGTTTATTCATAATAAAGATATAGGTCTATTTGGCCTTATTGAAACTAAGGTAAATGGTGCAAATGTGAGTAATATTTCTAGCAGTATGTTGGATGGGTGGTGTGTTACGACCAATTCTAGCTGTCATAAAGGAGGCAGAGTATGGATTTTATGGAGGCCTAGTCTCTTTGATGTTCATATACTGCAGTATGATGCACAGTTCATACACACCAGGGTCATTGCAAGAATTTTCCAGCAGCAGTTTTATTTAACAATGGTATATGCTTTTAATGATGGGATTGATAGAAGGGAACTTTGGAGTCATTTAGAAAGGATTGCTGGGCACAGTCAAGGGCCCTGGGCAATTGCAGGGGACTTCAACACTGTGATTACTCCTGAAGAGAGACTTGGTGAAAATACAAAACAATCTGATATGGATGAGTTTATTGACTGTTTGGCAACATGTGGTATGACTGACATTCCTGCCACTGGAGCCTTCTATACCTGGACAAATAAGCAAGACTCTGCCTCAAGGATTTATAGTAGGTTGGATAGGTTCCTTATCAATCAGGATTGGCAATCAAGTTTTCCTGATATGATGGCTCATTTCCATCCTGCTGGTTTATTTGATCATAGTCCATGA